A part of Streptomyces sp. NBC_01210 genomic DNA contains:
- a CDS encoding L,D-transpeptidase family protein: MVRNSVIRRSLAAAAVLAVTAGCTAQAATEQPARADAKPGSSAPAQAGTATPSGADSATPKPKETTAKPSKPAEAPQAEVLMANGSKGKQVRELQARLAQIGWFDDRPTGTYGPVTVASVKGFQGKRGLPTTGDTDTVTWQKLLGMTTKPTRDELNGKAVNKPAAKLDPRCTTGRVMCVSKSTRTLSWVIDGKVQSTMDVRFGSQYTPTREGTFHVFQKSKDHVSTIYHTSMPYAMFFSGGQAVHYSSDFAARGYNGASHGCVNVRDKGKIASLFAQVHSGDKVVIYW, from the coding sequence ATGGTTCGGAATTCCGTCATACGCAGATCACTTGCCGCGGCCGCGGTGCTTGCCGTGACCGCGGGCTGCACGGCGCAGGCCGCGACCGAGCAGCCGGCCCGGGCCGACGCCAAACCGGGCAGCTCGGCGCCCGCACAGGCCGGCACGGCGACGCCGTCCGGGGCGGACTCGGCCACACCGAAGCCGAAGGAGACGACCGCCAAGCCCAGCAAGCCCGCCGAGGCCCCGCAGGCCGAGGTGCTGATGGCCAACGGCTCGAAGGGCAAGCAGGTGCGCGAGCTGCAGGCCAGGCTCGCGCAGATCGGCTGGTTCGACGACAGGCCGACCGGCACCTACGGTCCCGTGACCGTCGCCTCCGTCAAGGGCTTCCAGGGCAAGCGCGGTCTGCCCACGACCGGCGACACGGACACCGTGACATGGCAGAAGCTGCTCGGTATGACGACGAAGCCGACGCGCGACGAGCTGAACGGCAAGGCCGTCAACAAGCCGGCGGCAAAGCTGGACCCGCGCTGCACGACGGGCCGGGTGATGTGCGTCAGCAAGTCCACCCGCACGCTCTCCTGGGTGATCGACGGCAAGGTGCAGTCGACGATGGATGTGCGCTTCGGCTCGCAGTACACGCCGACCCGAGAGGGCACCTTCCACGTGTTCCAGAAGTCCAAGGACCACGTCTCGACGATCTACCACACGTCCATGCCGTACGCGATGTTCTTCAGCGGCGGCCAAGCGGTGCACTACTCCTCGGACTTCGCGGCCCGCGGCTACAACGGCGCGTCACACGGCTGCGTCAACGTCCGGGACAAGGGGAAGATCGCCTCGCTCTTCGCACAGGTCCACAGCGGCGACAAGGTCGTCATCTACTGGTGA
- a CDS encoding polysialyltransferase family glycosyltransferase, whose amino-acid sequence MRTTQIFLASSLYGAATLAAALDSGCFAPADRRLLLVANNATTPETSPALDEMPGFEQLRGRFDGVLSWNEAISPFHPGGWAPRPDDAPLWERHLRLLWDLGDDRIELAVESIQVNPALAVAQLFPDAALDVYADGLMSYGPTRNKIDPLVGERVRRLFHLDLVPGLKPLLLAEFGAEPQIVPTEAFVKVVAELSDGVTDPASDAVSDAVSDEGEGPVLLLGQYLAALGIITPAEEEALHVRMVRGAVALGHRRIVFKPHPTAPASWTRTLEREAAALEAELTVLDRPLIAEVLYRRLRPALVAGCFSTALFTASTFYGIPVARIGTEPLLDRLTPYQNSNRVPLTIVDALLPDLADGAAGAPKEADDILTGLVSAVGFAMQPQLRPDLRAAAESYLGRNLNNRTWRYFKRRRLTVLGLPGGIPVPRNATVRRVVRRARRLKRVALG is encoded by the coding sequence ATGCGTACGACCCAGATCTTCCTCGCGTCCTCGCTGTACGGGGCCGCCACGCTGGCCGCTGCGCTGGACAGCGGCTGCTTCGCGCCCGCGGACCGGCGGCTGCTGCTGGTCGCCAACAACGCCACGACGCCGGAGACCTCGCCGGCGCTGGACGAGATGCCGGGCTTCGAGCAACTGCGCGGCCGCTTCGACGGCGTGCTCTCGTGGAACGAGGCCATCTCCCCTTTCCACCCGGGCGGCTGGGCCCCGCGGCCGGACGACGCGCCGCTGTGGGAGCGCCATCTGCGGCTGCTGTGGGACCTCGGTGACGACCGGATCGAGCTGGCCGTCGAGTCCATCCAGGTCAATCCTGCGCTCGCCGTCGCACAGCTCTTCCCGGACGCGGCGCTCGATGTCTACGCGGACGGGCTGATGAGCTACGGCCCCACCCGCAACAAGATCGACCCGCTGGTCGGCGAGCGCGTGCGCAGGCTGTTCCATCTGGATCTGGTGCCGGGCCTGAAGCCGTTGCTGCTCGCGGAGTTCGGGGCCGAGCCGCAGATCGTTCCGACGGAGGCCTTCGTCAAGGTCGTCGCCGAGCTCTCCGACGGCGTGACGGACCCGGCGTCCGACGCGGTGTCCGACGCGGTGTCCGACGAGGGGGAGGGCCCGGTGCTGCTGCTGGGCCAGTATCTGGCGGCGCTGGGCATCATCACGCCCGCGGAGGAGGAGGCCCTCCATGTCCGGATGGTGCGGGGCGCGGTCGCGCTGGGCCACCGCCGGATCGTCTTCAAGCCGCATCCCACCGCGCCGGCCTCCTGGACGCGCACGCTGGAGCGCGAGGCGGCGGCGCTGGAGGCGGAACTGACCGTCCTGGACCGGCCGTTGATCGCCGAGGTGCTCTACCGTCGGCTGCGCCCCGCGCTGGTGGCCGGCTGCTTCTCGACCGCGCTGTTCACGGCGAGCACGTTCTACGGCATTCCCGTGGCCCGTATCGGCACGGAACCGCTCCTGGACCGGCTCACGCCGTACCAGAACAGCAACCGGGTACCACTGACGATCGTCGACGCGCTGCTGCCGGATCTCGCCGACGGCGCGGCCGGTGCGCCCAAGGAGGCCGACGACATACTGACCGGCCTGGTCAGCGCGGTCGGCTTCGCGATGCAGCCGCAGCTGCGGCCGGATCTGCGGGCGGCGGCGGAGAGCTATCTCGGCCGCAACCTCAACAACCGCACCTGGCGCTACTTCAAGCGCCGCAGGCTGACGGTGCTCGGGCTGCCGGGCGGCATCCCGGTGCCGCGCAATGCGACGGTACGCCGGGTGGTGCGGAGGGCGCGCCGCCTCAAGCGGGTGGCGCTCGGGTGA
- a CDS encoding RNA polymerase sigma factor, whose translation MGAYDAELGAAVERAQQGDEDAFATAYRLVQPGLIGYVRGLVGDGAEDVAAEAWLEIARDLSRFRGDGAGFRGWTATIARHRALGHLRRQKRRPRISLLERDVLELPDGQDTAAAALEALSTERALELIGSLPREQSEAVLLRVVVGLDGPAAARVLGKRPGAVRAAAYRGLKGLAERLARAYAEG comes from the coding sequence GTGGGGGCGTACGACGCGGAACTCGGGGCGGCTGTCGAGCGGGCGCAGCAGGGTGACGAGGACGCCTTCGCGACCGCGTACCGGCTGGTGCAGCCGGGGCTGATCGGCTACGTCCGAGGGCTCGTTGGCGACGGTGCCGAGGACGTGGCCGCCGAGGCGTGGCTGGAGATCGCCCGTGACCTGAGCCGTTTCCGTGGCGACGGGGCGGGGTTCCGGGGCTGGACGGCGACGATTGCCCGGCACCGCGCCCTGGGTCATCTGCGCAGGCAGAAGCGGCGTCCGCGCATCTCCTTACTGGAGCGGGATGTGCTGGAACTTCCGGACGGGCAGGACACGGCCGCCGCGGCGCTCGAAGCGCTCTCCACCGAGCGAGCCCTCGAATTGATCGGCAGCCTGCCGCGTGAGCAGTCGGAAGCGGTACTGCTGCGGGTGGTCGTCGGGCTCGACGGGCCCGCGGCCGCGCGGGTGCTGGGCAAGCGCCCCGGAGCCGTACGCGCCGCGGCGTACCGGGGACTGAAAGGACTGGCGGAGCGACTGGCCAGGGCGTACGCCGAAGGATGA
- a CDS encoding acyl-CoA mutase large subunit family protein codes for MARESESGLPIEPVYGPGALDGWDPAEKLGEPGSYPFTRGVYPTMYTGRPWTMRQYAGFGTAVESNARYKQLIANGTMGLSVAFDLPTQMGHDSDAAIASGEVGKVGVAIDSLDDMRVLFDGIPLDKVSTSMTINAPAALLLLLYQLVGEEQGVPADKLTGTIQNDVLKEYIARGTYIFPPKPSLRLIADIFKYCKTEIPKWNTISISGYHMAEAGASPAQEIAFTLADGIEYVRTAVAAGMDVDDFAPRLSFFFVSRTTILEEVAKFRAARRIWARIMRDEFGAKNPKSLMLRFHTQTAGVQLTAQQPEVNLVRVAVQGLAAVLGGTQSLHTNSFDEAIALPTDKSARLALRTQQVLAYETDVTATVDPFAGSYVVEKMTDDVEAAALALMERVEDLGGAVNAIEHGFQKNEIERSAYRIAQETDSGERVVVGVNRYTLDTEEPYEPLRVDPAIEAQQADRLAKLRAERDQGAVDAALGALQKAAEGTDNVLYPMKDALKARATVGEVCDALRAVWGTYVPTDAF; via the coding sequence ATGGCGCGCGAGTCCGAGTCGGGACTGCCCATCGAGCCGGTCTACGGACCGGGTGCACTGGACGGCTGGGATCCGGCCGAGAAGCTGGGCGAGCCCGGTTCGTACCCCTTCACCCGCGGCGTCTACCCGACGATGTACACCGGCCGTCCCTGGACGATGCGCCAGTACGCGGGCTTCGGCACCGCCGTCGAGTCCAACGCCCGCTACAAGCAGCTCATCGCCAACGGCACGATGGGCCTGTCCGTCGCCTTCGACCTGCCCACCCAGATGGGTCACGACTCGGACGCGGCAATCGCGAGCGGCGAGGTCGGCAAGGTCGGCGTCGCCATCGACTCGCTCGACGACATGCGGGTGCTGTTCGACGGTATCCCGCTGGACAAGGTCTCCACGTCGATGACGATCAACGCCCCGGCCGCGCTGCTTCTGCTGCTCTACCAGCTCGTCGGCGAGGAGCAGGGCGTCCCCGCGGACAAGCTCACCGGCACCATCCAGAACGATGTGCTCAAGGAGTACATCGCCCGCGGCACGTACATCTTCCCGCCCAAGCCCTCGCTGCGGCTGATCGCCGACATCTTCAAGTACTGCAAGACCGAGATCCCGAAGTGGAACACCATCTCGATCTCCGGCTATCACATGGCGGAGGCCGGCGCCTCGCCCGCGCAGGAGATCGCCTTCACGCTCGCGGACGGCATCGAGTACGTCCGTACGGCCGTGGCCGCAGGCATGGACGTCGACGACTTCGCGCCGCGCCTGTCCTTCTTCTTCGTCTCGCGTACGACGATCCTGGAAGAGGTCGCCAAGTTCCGTGCCGCGCGCCGCATCTGGGCCCGGATCATGAGGGACGAGTTCGGCGCGAAGAACCCCAAGTCGCTGATGCTGCGGTTCCACACGCAGACGGCCGGTGTGCAGCTGACCGCCCAGCAGCCCGAGGTGAACCTGGTGCGCGTGGCCGTCCAGGGGCTTGCGGCGGTGCTCGGCGGTACGCAGTCGCTGCACACCAACTCCTTCGACGAGGCGATCGCGCTCCCGACGGACAAGTCGGCGCGGCTCGCCCTGCGTACCCAGCAGGTGCTGGCGTACGAGACCGATGTCACCGCCACCGTGGACCCGTTCGCGGGCAGTTATGTCGTCGAGAAGATGACGGACGACGTGGAGGCGGCGGCGCTGGCGCTGATGGAACGGGTCGAGGACCTGGGCGGCGCGGTCAACGCCATCGAGCACGGCTTCCAGAAGAACGAGATCGAGCGCAGCGCGTACCGCATCGCGCAGGAGACCGACAGCGGCGAGCGGGTCGTCGTCGGCGTCAACCGCTACACGCTGGATACGGAGGAGCCGTACGAGCCGCTGCGGGTCGACCCTGCCATCGAGGCGCAGCAGGCGGACCGGCTGGCGAAGCTGCGGGCCGAGCGCGACCAGGGGGCGGTCGACGCGGCGCTCGGGGCGCTGCAGAAGGCCGCGGAGGGGACGGACAACGTCCTCTACCCGATGAAGGACGCGCTGAAGGCGCGGGCGACGGTGGGCGAGGTGTGCGACGCGCTGCGCGCGGTGTGGGGCACGTACGTCCCGACCGACGCCTTCTGA
- a CDS encoding glycosyltransferase family 2 protein, whose product MVKLSVIVPFYNVQTYAPDTLRSLQANAREDFEFLLVDDCSTDGTPEILERAEREVPGVRLIRHEQNGGLATARNTGLDAATGEYLTFLDGDDWLAPGHYERLLAAIEELGCDFVRTDHVQCTARARTVHRVPVGRRGEVLRPRDAILPADRSTGVDYPMAWAGMYHRRLAERGLLHFTHGLRTAEDRPWIWRLHREAESFAAISELGIFYRRGVASSLTQIGDIRQLDFIRAFDQVIEETAKDPDSERLMPKAVRTYCAVISHHLGSVERFEPPVARKLRAMSAAALRRMPQDVLKDALDSMDIERASRLRRLRRRPALLSAEAAA is encoded by the coding sequence GTGGTTAAGCTCTCCGTCATCGTGCCGTTCTACAACGTGCAGACATACGCACCCGACACCCTCAGAAGCCTCCAGGCGAACGCCCGCGAGGACTTCGAGTTCCTGCTTGTCGACGACTGTTCGACGGACGGGACACCGGAGATCCTCGAGCGCGCGGAGCGCGAGGTTCCGGGGGTTCGCCTGATCAGACATGAACAGAACGGCGGGCTCGCCACCGCACGCAACACCGGCCTCGACGCCGCGACCGGGGAGTACCTCACCTTCCTCGACGGCGACGACTGGCTGGCCCCCGGCCACTACGAGCGGCTGCTCGCCGCCATCGAGGAGCTGGGCTGCGACTTCGTCCGTACGGACCATGTGCAGTGCACGGCCAGGGCCCGTACGGTCCATCGCGTCCCGGTCGGCCGGCGCGGCGAGGTGCTGCGGCCGCGCGACGCGATCCTGCCCGCCGACCGCTCCACCGGCGTCGACTACCCGATGGCCTGGGCCGGGATGTACCACCGGCGGCTCGCGGAGCGCGGACTGCTGCACTTCACGCACGGGCTGCGCACCGCCGAGGACCGGCCGTGGATCTGGCGGCTGCACCGCGAGGCGGAATCCTTCGCGGCGATCAGCGAGCTCGGAATCTTCTACCGGCGCGGAGTGGCTTCTTCGCTCACTCAGATCGGAGACATCCGGCAACTCGATTTCATTCGCGCATTCGACCAGGTGATCGAAGAAACGGCGAAGGATCCGGATTCCGAACGACTGATGCCGAAAGCCGTACGCACCTACTGCGCGGTTATTTCACACCACTTGGGATCAGTGGAGAGGTTCGAACCGCCTGTGGCGCGGAAATTGCGTGCGATGAGTGCGGCGGCGCTGAGGCGGATGCCGCAGGACGTTCTGAAGGACGCGCTCGACTCGATGGACATCGAACGTGCGTCGCGGCTGCGCAGGCTGCGTCGCCGCCCCGCCCTTCTCTCCGCGGAGGCCGCGGCCTGA
- a CDS encoding FAD-dependent monooxygenase: protein MALNSVKETGPGTEHDVLIVGAGPTGLALACDLARRRVRALVVEQSDTLFPGSRGKGIQPRTMEVFDDLGVVDAVLASGGRAPVGMVWQDGSRQGEHDMFERPGPTDTEPYGEPWLLPQWRTQQILYARLRELGGEVSFGTALTGLSQDAYGVTARLSTGTAATTETSTTGTSTIRAAYAVAADGGRSTVRRILSIAMNGESVDPAPVLVADVRIPTLDRLNWHVFPGGSAGYFAVCPLPGTDDFQAVGQFAEGEPDTSPSGVRKLIAARTHLAEDEVTEVLWASDFRPRAAMADRFREGRVFLAGDAAHVHSPAGGQGLNTSVQDVYNLGWKLGQVLRHGAPEALLDTYEQERLPVAAQMLGLSTRIHRGEEQRGAATMQLGLGYRGGPLASGGAGALEAGDRAPDGPLPGGRRIFDLFRGPHFTLLAVGTDAELPVLDDELVHTHRIEAYEPYGKGLFLVRPDGYVGWAGEDMSGLAEYLVRCC, encoded by the coding sequence ATGGCACTTAACAGCGTTAAGGAAACTGGCCCCGGCACGGAGCACGACGTCCTGATCGTCGGGGCCGGACCCACCGGGCTCGCCCTCGCCTGCGATCTGGCCCGCCGCCGTGTACGCGCCCTCGTCGTCGAGCAGTCGGACACGCTCTTCCCCGGCTCGCGCGGCAAGGGCATCCAGCCCCGCACCATGGAGGTCTTCGACGACCTCGGCGTCGTGGACGCGGTCCTCGCCTCGGGCGGCAGGGCTCCGGTCGGCATGGTCTGGCAGGACGGCAGCCGCCAGGGCGAGCACGACATGTTCGAGCGCCCCGGGCCCACGGACACGGAGCCGTACGGCGAGCCCTGGCTGCTCCCGCAGTGGCGCACCCAGCAGATCCTGTACGCGCGCCTGAGAGAGCTCGGCGGCGAAGTCTCTTTCGGTACTGCCCTGACGGGGCTCAGCCAGGACGCGTACGGAGTGACGGCCCGGCTCTCGACAGGGACGGCAGCGACGACAGAAACATCGACGACTGGAACATCGACGATCCGCGCGGCCTACGCGGTCGCGGCGGACGGCGGCCGCAGCACGGTCCGCAGGATCCTCTCCATCGCGATGAACGGCGAGAGCGTCGACCCGGCCCCGGTGCTGGTCGCCGATGTCCGCATCCCCACGCTCGACCGCCTCAACTGGCATGTCTTCCCGGGCGGCAGCGCCGGCTATTTCGCCGTCTGCCCGCTGCCGGGGACCGACGACTTCCAGGCCGTCGGCCAGTTCGCGGAGGGCGAGCCCGACACCTCGCCCTCGGGCGTACGGAAGCTGATCGCCGCCCGCACCCATCTGGCCGAGGACGAGGTCACCGAGGTGCTGTGGGCCTCGGACTTCCGGCCGCGCGCGGCCATGGCCGACCGGTTCCGCGAAGGGCGCGTGTTCCTCGCGGGCGACGCCGCCCATGTCCACTCCCCCGCCGGCGGACAGGGCCTCAACACGAGCGTCCAGGACGTGTACAACCTCGGCTGGAAGCTCGGCCAGGTGCTTCGGCACGGCGCACCCGAGGCGCTCCTGGACACCTACGAGCAGGAGCGGCTGCCCGTCGCCGCACAGATGCTCGGCCTCTCCACCCGTATCCACCGCGGTGAGGAGCAGCGTGGCGCGGCCACCATGCAGCTGGGGCTGGGCTACCGCGGCGGCCCGCTCGCCTCCGGCGGCGCGGGCGCACTGGAGGCGGGCGACCGCGCCCCGGACGGTCCGCTGCCCGGCGGACGGCGGATCTTCGACCTCTTCCGCGGCCCGCACTTCACGCTGCTCGCGGTCGGCACGGACGCCGAACTGCCCGTACTCGACGACGAGCTGGTGCACACACACCGGATCGAGGCATACGAGCCGTACGGGAAGGGTCTTTTCCTTGTTCGGCCCGACGGCTACGTCGGCTGGGCGGGCGAGGACATGTCCGGCCTCGCCGAGTACCTGGTCAGGTGCTGCTGA
- a CDS encoding RNA polymerase sigma factor, whose protein sequence is MLGDDAELTAAVLAAQDGDEDAFRAVYRAVHPRLHGYVRTLVGDSEAEDVASEAWLQIARDLDRFSGDADRFRGWAARIARNRALDHIRMRGRRPAVGGDESELTGMPAESDTADQAMEALATGHTMELIAQLPQDQAEAVVLRVVVGLDAKSAAKTLGKRPGAVRTAAHRGLKRLAELLGADGADVADGADFADGADLDNLRTGAADLGGVPPQRGPRPGSTAPAGVTHSRLRTQKDM, encoded by the coding sequence GTGCTGGGGGACGACGCGGAGTTGACCGCCGCGGTGCTCGCGGCTCAGGACGGGGACGAGGACGCCTTCCGTGCTGTGTACCGCGCTGTGCACCCGCGGTTGCATGGATATGTCCGGACTCTGGTCGGCGATTCGGAGGCCGAGGACGTTGCCTCGGAGGCCTGGCTGCAGATCGCCCGCGACCTCGACCGGTTCAGCGGCGACGCGGACCGCTTCCGGGGCTGGGCCGCACGAATTGCCCGCAATCGCGCTCTCGACCACATACGTATGCGGGGCCGGCGCCCCGCTGTCGGCGGCGACGAGAGTGAACTCACCGGGATGCCCGCCGAGTCGGACACCGCGGACCAGGCCATGGAGGCCCTCGCCACCGGCCACACCATGGAACTCATCGCCCAGCTGCCGCAGGACCAGGCCGAGGCCGTCGTACTGCGCGTCGTGGTCGGCCTCGACGCGAAGAGCGCGGCCAAGACGCTCGGCAAGCGGCCGGGTGCCGTACGGACAGCGGCGCACCGCGGCCTGAAGCGGCTGGCCGAGCTGCTGGGGGCGGACGGTGCGGATGTTGCGGACGGTGCGGACTTCGCGGACGGCGCGGACCTGGACAATCTCCGTACGGGCGCGGCGGATCTCGGCGGCGTACCGCCGCAGCGAGGCCCCCGACCGGGCTCGACGGCACCCGCCGGTGTGACGCATTCACGCCTGCGGACGCAGAAGGACATGTGA
- a CDS encoding DUF6716 putative glycosyltransferase, producing MPSSTSEAVRVAVLADSDTRWKWGALTARRIAAHDAPHDVPRHSSGSAGSSDAAGAVDSADSVELSGFLLRGRSTPTARQLAEVGVRADELREVTGNEFLRAMKDEQYDVVVLALVGGAVQAMLHGFATLRLPRRPVVVTGYVGVVYEKLADGLLLRHGADVVLANSRHDADRFRAVYEGVGADASSVTEAALPFLGGAPYEAQSGRDTVVFAAQPSVPESRADRTYLLRRLVEHARLHPSREVLLKLRSKPGEHTTHLEELPYQKLADKLPGGLPPNFKLVYGHMGDVLDRTDLLVTVSSTAALESLHRSIPTAVLTDLGVREALGNHHFLGSGLLTSWDRLDGGHRPAPDLDWLVRQGVAADGAYDTAFDAARKRVAELLQSPALPPLAPYYTPATAPGYLPGILARHHLGPDGTPLPGASPAAEITGVRRVVRDAIRNAARGAYRHGVQRVAPIIRRMGEL from the coding sequence GTGCCATCAAGTACCAGCGAGGCCGTACGGGTCGCCGTACTCGCCGACTCCGACACCCGGTGGAAATGGGGTGCGCTCACCGCGCGCCGTATCGCCGCGCACGACGCCCCGCACGACGTTCCGCGCCACTCGTCGGGTTCCGCCGGCTCATCGGATGCGGCCGGCGCCGTCGATTCCGCGGACTCCGTCGAGCTGAGCGGCTTTCTGCTGCGCGGCCGGTCCACCCCCACGGCCCGCCAGCTCGCCGAGGTCGGTGTGCGCGCCGACGAGCTGCGCGAGGTGACCGGGAACGAGTTCCTGCGGGCGATGAAGGACGAGCAGTACGACGTGGTCGTACTCGCCCTCGTCGGTGGCGCGGTCCAGGCCATGCTGCACGGGTTCGCCACACTCCGGCTGCCCCGCCGGCCCGTCGTCGTCACCGGCTATGTCGGCGTCGTCTACGAGAAGCTCGCCGACGGGCTCCTGCTGCGGCACGGCGCGGACGTCGTCCTCGCCAACTCCCGCCACGACGCGGACCGTTTCCGCGCGGTGTACGAGGGAGTGGGCGCCGACGCCTCGTCCGTCACCGAGGCGGCGCTGCCCTTCCTCGGCGGCGCGCCCTACGAGGCGCAGAGCGGCCGCGACACCGTCGTCTTCGCCGCTCAGCCCTCGGTGCCCGAATCCCGCGCCGACCGCACCTATCTGCTGCGCCGCCTGGTCGAGCACGCCCGCCTCCACCCGAGCCGCGAGGTGCTGCTGAAACTGCGCTCCAAGCCGGGCGAGCACACCACGCACCTCGAAGAGCTCCCGTACCAGAAGCTCGCCGACAAGCTGCCGGGCGGACTGCCGCCCAACTTCAAGCTGGTCTACGGGCATATGGGCGACGTCCTCGACCGCACCGACCTGCTGGTCACCGTCTCCTCCACCGCCGCGCTCGAATCGCTGCACCGGAGCATCCCCACCGCGGTCCTCACCGACCTCGGTGTGCGCGAGGCGCTCGGCAACCACCACTTCCTCGGCTCCGGGCTGCTGACCTCCTGGGACCGGCTCGACGGCGGCCACCGCCCCGCGCCCGACCTCGACTGGCTGGTCAGGCAGGGCGTGGCCGCGGACGGCGCGTACGACACGGCCTTCGACGCGGCCCGCAAGCGCGTCGCCGAACTGCTGCAGAGCCCCGCACTCCCGCCGCTCGCGCCGTACTACACGCCCGCCACGGCGCCGGGCTATCTCCCCGGCATCCTCGCCCGCCACCACCTCGGCCCCGACGGCACTCCGCTGCCGGGCGCGTCCCCGGCCGCCGAGATCACCGGCGTACGGCGTGTGGTGCGCGACGCGATACGGAACGCGGCGCGCGGCGCGTACCGCCACGGCGTGCAGCGCGTCGCCCCGATCATCCGCCGGATGGGCGAGCTGTGA
- a CDS encoding TetR/AcrR family transcriptional regulator C-terminal domain-containing protein, with the protein MATERLDRIRVARTALRLLNEVGLEGLTLRAIAKELDVKAPALYWHFKDKQALLDEMATEMVRRMAADLLAAEPAADWRESLAGAMRGLREHLLRYRDGAKVYSGTHFTDNSYAAPMEAHLRILTGAGFAPGAAARAWFTAYSYTIGYVIEEQSMGPDPATGAEGYDLVARAERLAEYPLAVAVGEEVFADHEAAFQAGLAAVVAGIEQVLLSCNAAPPAIEERGLGRSPNGSLAGD; encoded by the coding sequence GTGGCTACGGAACGACTCGACCGGATCCGGGTGGCGCGCACCGCCCTGCGCCTGCTCAACGAAGTAGGACTCGAAGGGCTGACGCTGCGCGCCATCGCCAAGGAGCTCGACGTCAAGGCGCCGGCCCTGTACTGGCACTTCAAGGACAAGCAGGCGCTGCTCGACGAGATGGCGACGGAGATGGTCCGGCGCATGGCGGCCGACCTGCTGGCGGCGGAACCGGCTGCCGACTGGCGCGAGAGCCTCGCCGGGGCCATGCGCGGGCTGCGTGAGCATCTGCTGCGCTATCGCGACGGCGCCAAGGTCTACAGCGGCACGCACTTCACCGACAACAGTTACGCCGCCCCGATGGAGGCGCATCTGCGCATCCTCACCGGTGCGGGCTTCGCGCCGGGCGCGGCGGCCCGCGCCTGGTTCACCGCGTACAGCTACACGATCGGCTATGTGATCGAGGAGCAGTCGATGGGGCCCGACCCTGCGACCGGGGCGGAGGGGTACGACCTGGTAGCCCGGGCCGAGCGGCTGGCGGAGTACCCCCTCGCCGTGGCGGTGGGCGAGGAGGTCTTCGCAGACCATGAGGCGGCGTTCCAGGCGGGGCTCGCGGCGGTGGTGGCGGGCATCGAGCAGGTGCTGCTGAGCTGCAATGCAGCCCCTCCGGCGATTGAGGAGCGGGGTTTGGGGCGGAGCCCCAACGGGAGCCTCGCCGGCGATTGA